A region from the Poecilia reticulata strain Guanapo linkage group LG12, Guppy_female_1.0+MT, whole genome shotgun sequence genome encodes:
- the marchf5l gene encoding E3 ubiquitin-protein ligase MARCHF5 isoform X2, producing the protein MALTEEQSEKHCWVCFATERDDHGAEWVSPCRCKGCTKWIHQSCLQRWLDEKQKGNSGGAVNCPQCGTEYCIIFPKMGPLVYFLQQADRALSRASPFAAVGVVVGTVYWSAVTYGAVTVMQVVGHKKGLFVMERADPLFLLMGLPTIPVLLVLGKMIRWEDYLLRLWLRYSYKHGPSSGGGGYLPPLRVQGPGAGDHLSMSRTLCGALIFPSIASLLGRLLFRRVTSNLQRTILGGIAFVLIKGVLKVYFKQQQYIMQANRHIVNYPESYTNRPGGEGEVNTEDSGNE; encoded by the exons ATGGCCCTGACAGAGGAGCAGTCTGAGAA acacTGCTGGGTGTGTTTCGCCACTGAGCGGGACGACCACGGCGCAGAGTGGGTGAGCCCCTGCAGGTGTAAAGGCTGCACCAAATGGATCCACCAGTCGTGTCTGCAGCGCTGGCTGGACGAGAAGCAGAAGGGAAACAGCGGCGGCGCCGTTAACTGTCCGCAGTGTGGCACCGAGTACTGCATCATTTTCCCAAAGATGG GCCCGCTGGTGTACTTCCTGCAGCAGGCGGACAGAGCCCTGTCCCGTGCCAGCCCCTTCGCTGCAGTCGGAGTGGTTGTTGGGACGGTGTACTGGTCGGCAGTCACTTACGGAGCCGTGACCGTCATGCAG GTGGTGGGGCATAAGAAGGGTCTGTTTGTGATGGAGCGGGCTGACCCTCTGTTCCTGCTCATGGGCCTGCCGACCATCCCCGTGCTGCTGGTCCTGGGGAAGATGATTCGCTGGGAGGATTACTTATTGAGGCTGTGGCTGAGATACTCCTATAAACACGGCCCTTCATCAG GGGGTGGTGGTTACCTGCCGCCCCTGCGTGTCCAGGGGCCCGGCGCTGGAGACCACCTATCTATGTCCAGGACTCTGTGTGGGGCGCTCATCTTTCCCTCCATAGCCAGTCTGTTGGGACGGCTGCTGTTCAGACGAGTTACCTCCAACTTGCAGCGCACCATACTG GGGGGCATTGCGTTCGTGCTGATCAAAGGCGTACTGAAAGTGTATTTCAAACAGCAGCAGTACATCATGCAGGCCAACAGACACATCGTGAACTATCCAGAAAGTTACACGAACCGACCAGGGGGCGAGGGAGAGGTCAACACAGAGGACAGCGGGAACGAGTGA
- the marchf5l gene encoding E3 ubiquitin-protein ligase MARCHF5 isoform X1 encodes MELVLRKKRPPVDFPLYIRSSNTKVLAGVRWVHQNLCSNVMALTEEQSEKHCWVCFATERDDHGAEWVSPCRCKGCTKWIHQSCLQRWLDEKQKGNSGGAVNCPQCGTEYCIIFPKMGPLVYFLQQADRALSRASPFAAVGVVVGTVYWSAVTYGAVTVMQVVGHKKGLFVMERADPLFLLMGLPTIPVLLVLGKMIRWEDYLLRLWLRYSYKHGPSSGGGGYLPPLRVQGPGAGDHLSMSRTLCGALIFPSIASLLGRLLFRRVTSNLQRTILGGIAFVLIKGVLKVYFKQQQYIMQANRHIVNYPESYTNRPGGEGEVNTEDSGNE; translated from the exons ATGGAACTGGTGCTCAGGAAAAAACGTCCGCCCGTGGATTTTCCCCTGTATATTCGCAGCAGTAACACAAAG GTTCTTGCTGGAGTCAGATGGGTCCATCAGAATCTGTGCAGTAACGTCATGGCCCTGACAGAGGAGCAGTCTGAGAA acacTGCTGGGTGTGTTTCGCCACTGAGCGGGACGACCACGGCGCAGAGTGGGTGAGCCCCTGCAGGTGTAAAGGCTGCACCAAATGGATCCACCAGTCGTGTCTGCAGCGCTGGCTGGACGAGAAGCAGAAGGGAAACAGCGGCGGCGCCGTTAACTGTCCGCAGTGTGGCACCGAGTACTGCATCATTTTCCCAAAGATGG GCCCGCTGGTGTACTTCCTGCAGCAGGCGGACAGAGCCCTGTCCCGTGCCAGCCCCTTCGCTGCAGTCGGAGTGGTTGTTGGGACGGTGTACTGGTCGGCAGTCACTTACGGAGCCGTGACCGTCATGCAG GTGGTGGGGCATAAGAAGGGTCTGTTTGTGATGGAGCGGGCTGACCCTCTGTTCCTGCTCATGGGCCTGCCGACCATCCCCGTGCTGCTGGTCCTGGGGAAGATGATTCGCTGGGAGGATTACTTATTGAGGCTGTGGCTGAGATACTCCTATAAACACGGCCCTTCATCAG GGGGTGGTGGTTACCTGCCGCCCCTGCGTGTCCAGGGGCCCGGCGCTGGAGACCACCTATCTATGTCCAGGACTCTGTGTGGGGCGCTCATCTTTCCCTCCATAGCCAGTCTGTTGGGACGGCTGCTGTTCAGACGAGTTACCTCCAACTTGCAGCGCACCATACTG GGGGGCATTGCGTTCGTGCTGATCAAAGGCGTACTGAAAGTGTATTTCAAACAGCAGCAGTACATCATGCAGGCCAACAGACACATCGTGAACTATCCAGAAAGTTACACGAACCGACCAGGGGGCGAGGGAGAGGTCAACACAGAGGACAGCGGGAACGAGTGA
- the actr1b gene encoding actin related protein 1B, producing the protein MESYDILANQPVVIDNGSGVIKAGFAGDQIPKYCFPNYVGRPKHVRVMAGALEGDLFIGPKAEEHRGLLSVRYPMEHGIVNDWNDMERIWQYVYSKEQLQTFSEEHPVLLTEAPLNPSKNREKAAEIFFETFNVPALFISMQAVLSLYATGRTTGVVLDSGDGVTHVVPIYEGFAIPHSIMRVDIAGRDVSRYLRLLLRKEGYNFNTSAEFEVVRTIKERACYLSLNPQKDETLETEKAQYVLPDGSTLNIGPARFRAPELLFRPDLIGDESSGIHEVLAYAIQKSDMDLRRTLFSTIVLCGGSTLIKGFGERLLTEVKKLAPKDVKIKISAPQERLYSTWIGGSILASLDTFKKMWVSKREYEEDRARAIHRKTF; encoded by the exons ATGGAGTCCTATGACATTTTAGCTAACCAGCCGGTGGTTATTGATAAT GGCTCGGGGGTCATCAAGGCTGGTTTTGCTGGTGACCAGATCCCCAAATACTGCTTCCCTAACTA tgtggGACGTCCCAAGCATGTGCGCGTGATGGCTGGAGCCTTGGAGGGAGATCTGTTCATCGGACCCAAGGCAGAG GAGCACAGGGGCCTGCTGTCGGTGCGCTACCCGATGGAGCATGGGATAGTGAACGACTGGAACGACATGGAGAGGATCTGGCAGTACGTTTACTCCAAGGAACAGCTGCAGACCTTCTCAGAGGAG CATCCTGTGCTGCTGACTGAGGCTCCTCTAAACCCCAGTAAGAACAGAGAGAAGGCCGCAGAGATCTTCTTTGAGACCTTCAACGTTCCTGCTCTCTTCATCTCCATGCAGGCCGTGTTGAGCTT ATATGCCACCGGCCGCACCACTGGGGTGGTGTTGGACTCTGGTGACGGTGTGACCCATGTGGTGCCCATCTACGAGGGCTTCGCCATCCCACACTCAATCATGCGTGTGGACATCGCCGGCAGAGACGTCTCCCGATACCTCCGTCTGCTGCTGCGCAAGGAAGGCTACAACTTCAACACATCAGCTGAGTTCGAGGTGGTGCGCACCATAAAAGAG AGAGCCTGCTACCTGTCCCTGAACCCACAGAAGGATGAGACTTTAGAAACTGAGAAGGCTCAGTATGTCCTTCCTGATGGAAGCACTTTAAAT ATCGGACCGGCCAGATTCCGGGCCCCAGAGCTGCTGTTCAGACCCGACCTGATCGGAGACGAGAGCTCGGGAATCCACGAGGTTCTGGCCTACGCCATCCAGAAGTCTGACATGGACCTGCGGCGCACGCTCTTTTCCACCATCGTACTATGCGGCGGGTCAACACTGATCAAAG GGTTTGGAGAGAGGCTACTAACTGAGGTCAAAAAGCTCGCACCAAAAGACGTGAAGATCAAG ATCTCCGCTCCCCAGGAACGGCTGTACTCCACATGGATCGG